A region of Theileria annulata chromosome 2, complete sequence, *** SEQUENCING IN PROGRESS *** DNA encodes the following proteins:
- a CDS encoding uncharacterized protein (chr2.cand.294 - hypothetical protein), with product MDNSPITVSDDEESQSLPNHGNELANGTSKDYDQMDSDYTPAPRFLLVDKSSGKDIKKVQKTRKKRYTASKDFLDSIPFWVNSPKDVRDIPSHIKMICERLIHVEKQIKKFCIERQGLLSTLWKLGGDGYINLFPDPVLKSLTFYGVSNGSEENDIYNDEKDSLDSEIEDKLNYNNLYSSKLENGDLKMWKSTWMTNESEASPIKTPTQTPTQIPTIKTFVSNYIKSCGSSSEFGISTGMNDSKKSSYTNESNGSRDSEEYEREPIEFFKNLDFSKLNEADMEAWRKFFGLKVYNYIKMEDEEMVKELVKIREHLLSFIDV from the exons ATGGATAACTCTCCAATTACAGTCtcagatgatgaagaatCTCAATCATTACCAAACCATGGTAATGAATTGGCGAATGGAACGAGCAAGGATTATGATCAGATGGATTCTGATTATACGCCTGCTCCGAGATTTTTGTTAGTTGATAAATCCTCTGGAAAAGATATAAAAAAGGTCCAAAAAACTCGGAAAAAACGTTACACTGCAAGCAAGGATTTTTTAGACTCCATTCCTTTTTGGGTAAATTCTCCAAAGGATGTAAGAGACATACCTTcacatataaaaatgatatgTGAAAGGCTTATACATGTagaaaaacaaattaaaaaattttgcATAGAGCGCCAAGGACTATTGTCAACCCTTTGGAAGCTCGGAGGTGATGGTTATATTAACTTGTTTCCGGATCCAGTTTTAAAGTCGTTAACCTTTTACGGCGTTAGTAATGGTTCGGAAGaaaatgatatatataatgatgaAAAGGATAGCCTAGACTCGGAAATTGAGGATAAGCTAAACTACAACAATTTGTATTCCTctaaattagaaaatggTGATCTCAAAATGTGGAAATCCACCTGGATGACTAATGAGTCAGAGGCATCACCTATTAAAACTCCTACCCAAACACCTACTCAAATCCCAACCATTAAAACATTCGTGTCAAACTACATTAAATCCTGTGGAAGCTCAAGTGAATTCGGAATTTCTACAGGAATGAACGATAGCAAGAAGAGCTCATATACCAATGAGTCAAACGGAAGCAGAGACTCAGAAGAATATGAAAGAGAACCCATCgaatttttcaaaaatctCGATTTCTCGAAGTTAAATGAAGCGGATATGGAAGCATGGAGGAAATTTTTCGGACTTAAAGTTtacaattatata aaaatggAGGATGAAGAAATGGTTAAAGAGTTGGTCAAAATTAGGGAACATTTGTTGTCATTTATCGATGTGTGA
- a CDS encoding uncharacterized protein (chr2.C.cand.226 - hypothetical protein, conserved, pfl1195W): protein MNTLILSGIKSNLEIINNLVYKHLVNTKYRNYGVSGSYGASIYGVQNTATNSRLVKLPPQKPKPTISINPRLHVSRWPGNIRSLRSNYFFRDNQKTNTGYYQMLIKEGDEVKKDLCFVSNIEKNLTCTRTIESCLSEQTRGFVGQVLLHGRGVKAYFEPEFPHLMFRLGVGSKCIDATRICTMYSKYVRVEVDRTGESIVFTYFRAQLINA, encoded by the exons atgaacacattaatattatctgGAATAAAATCCAACcttgaaattataaataatttagtatataaacATTTGGTTAATACAAAATATCGCAATTATGGAGTTTCTGGGAGCTATGGAGCCAGTATTTACGGCGTTCAAAACACAGCCACCAACTCAAGGCTCGTGAAGTTACCTCCTCAGAAGCCTAAACCAACTATAAGCATAAATCCCCGCCTACATGTCTCTAGGTGGCCAGGAAATATTAGGTCTCTGAGGTcgaattattttttcag agACAACCAGAAGACTAATACTGGATATTAtcaaatgttaataaaagAAGGCGATGAGGTGAAAAAAGATCTCTGTTTCGTATCAAATATAGAGAAGAATTTAACTTGTACTAGGACAATTGAGTCCTGTCTATCAGAACAAACGAGAGGCTTTGTAGGTCAGGTTCTCCTTCACGGAAGAGGAGTTAAGGCATATTTTGAGCCTGAATTTCCACACTTAATGTTCAGATTAGGCGTAGGTTCAAAGTGTATCGACGCCACTAGAATTTGTACTATGTACTCTAAATACGTCAGGGTGGAAGTTGACAGAACTGGTGAGTCCATAGTATTTACATACTTTAGAGCTCAACTTATTAATGCTTAG
- a CDS encoding RNA binding protein, putative (RNA binding protein, possible branch site protein), whose amino-acid sequence MLNSVYPSKKNIRLPPEVSRILYLRNLPYKITSEELYDIFGKYGSVRQIRKGNSATTKGTAFVVYDDIFDAKNALDHLSGFNVAGRYLVVLYYNPARVNKRKDLDKQEADLKRIRTAMNQNN is encoded by the exons ATGTTAAATTCTGTATATCCGTCCAAAAAGAATATCCGTCTCCCTCCTGAAGTTAGCAGAATTCTTTATTTAAG aaaccttccatataaaataacatcCGAGGAGTTATATGATATCTTTGGTAAATACGGTTCCGTACGCCAGATCAGGAA GGGAAATAGTGCTACAACAAAGGGTACCGCCTTTGTAGTTTACGACGATATATTTGATGCTAAAAACGCCTTGGACCATTTGTCAGGATTTAATGTTGCTGGAAG GTATTTGGTTGTTCTGTACTATAATCCGGCAAGAGTAAATAAGAGAAAGGATTTGGATAAACAAGAAGCTGATTTAAAGAGGATAAGAACTGCAATGAACcaaaacaattaa
- a CDS encoding uncharacterized protein (chr2.C.cand.227 - hypothetical protein;~1 probable transmembrane helix predicted for TA13720 by TMHMM2.0 at aa 1524-1541;~Signal peptide predicted for TA13720 by SignalP 2.0 HMM (Signal peptide probability 0.993, signal anchor probability 0.000) with cleavage site probability 0.683 between residues 19 and 20;~GPI-Anchor Signal predicted for TA13720 by DGPI v2.04 with cleavage site probability 0.516 near 1520), with protein MIKILIYSFLILLSHICYSHPQITEYYDINEVNKLSQFELDRSRFDISLQSNLQISEYGFFDFSHPFNGRSIRISGILLPRDIEVYLRILSSPVLHNPPYNISLGQDERLMRHLGFVKGVVTLPQTGAAYEIIERILRNQVSSLTRIKDLYKPEQTWPTYLDNRAAYTNLWKHATNLFTVKLHPEDKMYYYLVNGQVQVFKYHISFDKTKFQDLCLLLGYWNFDNISIPDYLVKDFEAELNHADRSNYPETFFSKIEDLATDLNNNKLYKKYFDHSQNVKDTSIFFDDFFDLDDLENSFVDSEHNEDDVTEVNFTVKDITDTVYSLGNGNGFTNYRNPMDELFTNQHLKTSPANLQKYVSGNGITFDPNAIKLDFDKIGSKISENETKSRDTSETKSSNNNEVKNINKFENIRVVNWVGGLSWEEAMRVESRRVARVLIKILYKATRNMMKSHNIDISSIQRKRIKLYKTTLYSRCVNKLRNMINNSRLLTNKYDGILLDEEAEEILFESGSKYKVYWNFKNDSLYNKRTVSDRSADLSQRFIEELLFEPNRFYNKLINISGDSIDFKQVYDILLALTQETTAYVPKHIFSNTNNYHYNKTIGSGNKYKYVYNNTSVNFSRRIDTMVGKVLEQYRSLPSNANNLLRGRAKCLMAFLYLFGVSDSKGVVNFPHGWPRHIKKSMTLLISGMSSPCGLCNTLLGFLASIGFPPVSNNMYAWETRKNDEETTVYQLISGNLYNSFLKYSGSSVEIPSFDSFDFKSKSSNNKSKQSDKSNSNVKMNNTSDKLNVDASNKKDEKVNNDEVDDTNILVDRSGYDLPLLCYLSGSYKNDELSSLAYSYYIHSGIGNPSRTCQKSAQSSINRSPKNVGMMCLEAIPYAIESAKSSMKNKHDQFHDTSDEYKSKRYAEFIKKLSHMGDSDGLRMMGDFYYTGHEQAGIRRNYQQAINFWSRAAESGDPSSALAIAHHHLSNLQTDDSGHSAVQAERYLRMVLNSSSPNSSAFSTANFYLYRHGLGQPRDSAMAARYLRESADRGDVNSMVLMGHSYAGILTDVTPPEGRNIFMSFYYYRRAAQSGNIVGLFNSAVFTLHGYDLEYTSALDRCNEAYKLFSRVARMGTMSTALKVLSKRAKNNNDKIGHVLMNMLLSELGDSNAHRELSKHFKTNSVFCYTESLDPDITSPTTLFSAKNTSNSNNPVTFKNFQLIQNLMSKSNTPERDNTFYDAQSEGLSRGSTLGNMGANTNLTGTLTNTSPRVSYQDRNEVNRLTREIRMLNMVRVTEMPEDPEVDLRTRGLWNRDDSQNVSIFETIMSGNNKNTSPNTKSQNNTAQSNTKTQNTTTTSNTPQASENELNVTESVVTGMSESEHGKTESGGCYYYYSRRGAYSPQNSTPLLLAEALLSGKPWLPSEALFWAKRSKESDSLKGSYMYATMMEAGLGAPKNCQASFKIFKEFMSSKSRGERILGLVCILRNKIISKVRHPHFLYTFLVKFLYDSYAFNNITHSSYTPCNYTFFDYDRIPPSGLKLLSFIYLFIVLFTLIVYFKITSH; from the exons atgattaaaattttaatatattctttcctaattttattatcacaCATTTGTTACTCACATCCACAAATTACCGAATATTATGACATTAACGAAGTTAACAAG tTATCGCAGTTTGAGCTTGACAGATCGCGCTTCGACATATCTCTACAGTCTAATTTGCAGATATCCGAGTATGGATTCTTCGACTTTTCCCACCCATTTAACGGAAGGTCGATAAGGATTTCAGGTATATTACTCCCAAGAGATATTGAGGTGTACCTGCGCATCTTGTCCTCTCCAGTTCTACACAATCCTCCATATAACATATCACTGGGACAAGATGAAAGGCTGATGAGACATTTGGGCTTTGTGAAGGGAGTGGTGACGTTGCCACAAACAGGAGCAGCCTACGAAATTATAGAACGAATCCTAAGAAACCAAGTATCCTCACTAACTAGAATAAAAGATTTATACAAGCCTGAGCAAACATGGCCAACTTATTTAGATAACAGAGCAGCCTACACAAACCTTTGGAAACACGCAACCAACCTATTCACAGTAAAATTACACCCAGAGGATAAAATGTACTATTACCTTGTAAACGGACAAGTGCAGGTTTTCAAGTACCACATCTCATTCGACAAAACGAAGTTCCAAGACCTTTGCCTCCTACTCGGATACTGGAATTTTGATAACATCTCAATCCCAGACTATTTAGTTAAGGATTTTGAAGCAGAGCTTAACCACGCGGATAGGTCCAACTACCCAGAAACCTTTTTCTCCAAAATCGAAGACCTAGCAACTGATCTGAACAATAATAAACTTTACAAAAAGTATTTCGACCACTCCCAGAACGTTAAAGATACGTCAATCTTCTTTGATGATTTTTTTGACCTGGATGATCTTGAAAATTCCTTCGTAGACTCCGAACATAACGAAGACGATGTCACTGAGGTTAATTTCACGGTGAAGGATATAACTGATACAGTTTATAGTCTTGGTAATGGAAATGGATTTACTAATTACAGAAATCCCATGGATGAACTCTTCACAAATCAACATTTGAAAACAAGTCCTGCAAATCTGCAAAAATATGTTTCTGGTAATGGTATTACCTTTGATCCAAACGCTATTAAGCTCgattttgataaaatcgGTTCTAAAATCTCTGAGAATGAAACTAAATCTAGAGATACCAGTGAAACCAAATCATCgaataataatgaagtaaagaatataaataaatttgaaaatataagGGTCGTGAATTGGGTTGGAGGTTTGAGTTGGGAGGAGGCGATGAGAGTTGAATCGAGAAGAGTAGCAAGAGTACTGATAAAAATACTCTATAAGGCTACTAGAAACATGATGAAATCACACAATATTGATATTTCCTCAATTCAGAGGAAGAGAATAAAGTTGTACAAGACAACATTATACTCACGCTGCGTAAATAAGCTGAgaaatatgataaataactCTAGATTGCTgactaataaatatgacGGAATTTTGCTCGACGAAGAAGCCGAGGAAATACTTTTCGAGTCTGGATCAAAGTACAAAGTATATTGGAACTTTAAGAATGACTCATTGTACAATAAAAGAACGGTATCAGACCGTTCCGCAGATCTATCGCAACGTTTTATTGAAGAATTGCTCTTTGAGCCGAAtagattttataataaactGATCAACATATCCGGAGATtcaattgattttaaacaaGTTTATGATATTTTGCTAGCCCTAACCCAGGAAACAACTGCATATGTTCCTAAACATATTTTCTCAAACACAAACAATTACCATTACAATAAAACAATCGGGTCAGGTAATAAGTAcaaatatgtatataataacaCAAGCGTAAATTTTTCGAGGAGAATTGATACGATGGTTGGTAAAGTTTTGGAGCAATATAGAAGTTTACCCTCAAACGCTAATAACCTATTGAGAGGAAGAGCGAAGTGTTTGATGGCATTTTTGTACCTCTTTGGTGTCTCAGATTCCAAAGGGGTTGTAAATTTCCCTCACGGATGGCCAAGGCATATTAAGAAATCAATGACTCTTTTGATTAGTGGAATGTCATCGCCATGCGGGCTTTGCAATACGTTGCTAGGTTTCCTGGCGTCAATTGGCTTCCCTCCGGTCTCCAATAACATGTATGCCTGGGAAACGAGGAAGAATGACGAAGAAACTACCGTATACCAGCTAATATCAGGGAACCTGTACAACTCATTTCTTAAGTACTCAGGTTCTTCTGTTGAAATACCTTCTTTTGACTCTTTTGACTTTAAATCGAAAAgttctaataataaatcgAAGCAAAgtgataaatcaaattcgaatgttaaaatgaataatacatcagataaattaaatgtagATGCATCCAATAAAAAGGATGAAAAAGTGAACAATGATGAGGTAGATGATACTAATATACTAGTTGATAGAAGCGGTTATGACTTACCGTTGTTGTGTTATTTGAGTGGTAGTTATAAAAATGACGAGTTATCAAGTTTAGCCTATAGCTATTACATTCATAGCGGAATTGGGAACCCAAGTAGGACTTGCCAAAAGTCTGCACAGTCTTCGATTAACAGGTCACCAAAGAATGTTGGAATGATGTGCTTGGAGGCAATACCCTACGCTATTGAGTCCGCAAAATCTTCTATGAAGAACAAACATGACCAGTTTCATGATACTAGCGATGAGTACAAGAGTAAACGTTATGCAGAGTTCATTAAGAAGCTTTCGCATATGGGAGACTCGGATGGACTAAGGATGATGGGTGACTTTTATTACACAGGTCACGAACAGGCAGGAATTAGGAGAAATTACCAACAGGCAATTAACTTCTGGTCAAGAGCAGCAGAGTCAGGTGATCCTTCATCAGCTTTAGCAATTGCGCATCATCACCTATCCAATTTACAAACTGATGATTCAGGACATTCAGCAGTACAAGCAGAACGTTATCTCAGAATGGTTCTTAACTCTTCTTCACCAA atTCGAGTGCGTTTAGTACAGCAAACTTTTACCTGTATCGTCATGGCCTAGGGCAGCCTCGGGACTCTGCAATGGCTGCGAGGTATCTTCGAGAGTCTGCAGACAGAGGTGATGTGAATTCGATGGTCTTGATGGGCCACTCTTACGCAGGGATTCTGACAGATGTGACACCACCTGAGGGCCGGAACATTTTCATGTCGTTTTACTACTATCGCAGAGCGGCACAGTCTGGGAACATTGTTGGGTTATTTAACTCTGCAGTTTTCACGCTGCACGGCTATGACCTAGAGTATACGAGTGCTTTAGATCGATGCAACGAGGCGTACAAGTTGTTTTCGAGGGTCGCTAGGATGGGCACAATGTCGACAGCGCTCAAAGTGCTTTCGAAGAGGGCTAAGAATAACAATGACAAGATCGGTCACGTGTTAATGAATATGCTCCTTAGTGAGTTGGGAGACTCCAACGCGCACCGTGAGTTATCGAAGCACTTCAAGACCAACTCAGTGTTCTGTTACACTGAAAGCCTTGACCCCGACATCACATCTCCAACCACACTCTTCAGTGCCAAAAATACCAGTAACTCCAATAACCCAGTGACGTTCAAGAACTTCCAACTCATACAAAACCTCATGTCAAAGTCTAACACGCCTGAACGAGACAACACGTTTTACGACGCTCAATCAGAGGGTTTGAGTAGAGGTTCAACTTTGGGAAATATGGGCGCAAACACTAACTTGACTGGGACTCTCACTAACACATCCCCTAGAGTTTCATACCAGGACAGAAATGAAGTCAACAGACTTACCAGGGAGATTAGGATGCTGAACATGGTTAGAGTTACCGAAATGCCGGAAGATCCTGAGGTTGATTTGAGGACCAGGGGACTTTGGAATAGAGATGATAGCCAAAATGTTTCCATCTTCGAAACTATTATGTCTGGAAACAACAAAAATACTTCACCAAATACGAAAAGTCAGAATAATACAGCACAGTCAAATACGAAAACTCAGAATACCACAACAACTTCAAACACTCCTCAAGCTAGTGAGAATGAGTTAAATGTAACTGAGTCTGTTGTAACGGGCATGTCGGAAAGTGAACATGGTAAAACTGAGTCTGGAGGttgttattattactaCAGTAGAAGAGGAGCATATTCACCTCAGAATTCAACTCCACTGTTGTTGGCGGAAGCGCTCTTGAGTGGGAAGCCTTGGCTTCCTTCCGAAGCTTTGTTTTGGGCAAAGAGATCTAAGGAGTCTGACAGTTTAAAGGGGAGTTACATGTACGCTACGATGATGGAGGCTGGACTCGGCGCACCCAAAAACTGCCAAGCATCTTTCAAGATATTTAAGGAGTTCATGTCAAGCAAGTCAAGGGGTGAGCGTATCCTAGGACTAGTTTGCATTCTGaggaataaaattattagcAAAGTTAGACACCCACACTTTCTATATACATTTTTGGTCAAATTTCTATATGACTCCTATGCTTTTAATAACATCACCCACTCATCTTACACGCCATGCAACTACACTTTCTTCGACTATGACCGCATTCCACCTTCTGGGCTCAAACTACTCTCCTTCATCTACCTTTTCATCGTTCTCTTTACACTCATTGTATACTTTAAAATCACTTCtcactaa
- a CDS encoding 5'-3' exonuclease, putative (chr2.cand.293 - 5'-3' exonuclease), with the protein MCKKMCRKKERRNGIFGELFEEIINKGPICYINFIKFCKIISIINVSTQRTHNHIINFYHGIQLTHNHNKYRNRNDNYLNKPSKYRSSNFANISNLKNELKRLCYISTTLKGINLGYKTESANSPERVMIVDGTGLAYRCFFALPDLKTSKGTDIGCLMGFMNSLARLHRMFDPKYIGVVFDSPGANDEKRDIWPEYKLNRQVVSYSFRNQLGWIREFCAILGLPVFIEPSTEADDIITSMITFFRESSKKLDQPNETPNDSNKTRNTLDQTINKLAESDIKYPNEVIQKSVRGIFDKYSQELNGNSVQALPYREYPVTSENDIMSNGVYRGYDITVVTADKDLLQILSQNDVNKINVKIVQPHKSYRIVNQHTVKQEYGIEPERFSEYLALVGDTADNIPGIMGIGPKTAPKLIQKYQSFDDILRSEEISKLSSKGGKYRESVRMAHEFHSIVKLKRNLRVLKSMDQLVKSNALTCQLSKFLKMFSLQKASSKWSMFTKP; encoded by the exons atgtgtaagaaAATGTGTAGGAAAAAGGAAAGAAGGAATGGAATTTTCGGTGAATTGTTTGaggaaataataaataaaggtccaatttgttatattaattttataaaattttgtaaaattattagtattattaatgtGAGTACCCAACGAACACATAATCatataat TAATTTTTACCATGGAATCCAGCTGACACATAATCACAACAAATATCGCAACAGaaatgataattatttaaataaaccCAGTAAATATCGCAGTTCAAACTTTGctaatattagtaatttgaaaaatgaGTTAAAAAGGCTGTGCTATATTTCGACAACCTTGAAGGGAATAAATTTGGGCTATAAAACTGAAAGCGCAAATTCACCCGAACGCGTTATGATAGTAGATGGGACCGGTTTGGCTTATAGGTGTTTCTTTGCGCTTCCAGATTTGAAGACTTCCAAGGGCACAGATATCGGCTGTCTGATGGGCTTTATGAACTCTCTAGCTCGACTGCATCGAATGTTTGACCCCAAGTATATCGGAGTTGTGTTTGATTCCCCAGGCGCAAATGATGAAAAACGTGACATTTGGCCTGAGTACAAACTCAACAGGCAAGTCGTTTCATACTCTTTTAGAAATCAGCTTGGCTGGATCCGCGAGTTTTGTGCCATTTTAGGCCTACCAGTTTTCATTGAGCCCTCCACTGAAGCCGACGATATTATAACTTCAATGATCACCTTCTTTAGAGAATCGTCAAAAAAACTAGATCAGCCCAATGAAACCCCAAATGACTCGAACAAAACTCGAAATACTTTAGACCAAACCATAAATAAGTTGGCTGAAAGTGATATTAAATACCCGAATGAAGTGATACAAAAGAGCGTTAGGGGGATCTTTGATAAGTATTCCCAGGAATTAAATGGCAATTCAGTTCAAGCTCTTCCATACAGAGAGTACCCAGTTACTAGtgaaaatgatataatGAGTAACGGTGTTTACAGAGGATATGATATTACTGTGGTGACTGCCGACAAAGATTTGTTGCAGATTTTGTCACAAAACGAtgtgaataaaattaacgTTAAAATCGTTCAACCACATAAATCTTACAGAATTGTTAACCAACACACTGTTAAACAAGAATATG GAATTGAGCCTGAACGGTTCAGTGAATATTTAGCGCTTGTTGGTGACACTGCAGATAATATTCCTGGAATCATGGGAATTGGACCTAAAACAGCCccaaaattaatacaaaaataCCAATCATTCGAT GACATTTTGAGGAGTGAAGAGATTAGTAAGTTGAGCAGTAAGGGCGGAAAGTATAGGGAGAGTGTGAGGATGGCCCATGAGTTTCATAGCATCGTGAAGTTGAAGAGGAACCTCAGGGTTCTAAAGTCGATGGACCAACTAGTTAAATCAAACGCACTGACATGCCAACTCTCAAAATTCCTTAAAATGTTCTCTCTACAAAAAGCCTCCTCCAAATGGTCGATGTTCACCAAACCTTAA
- a CDS encoding uncharacterized protein (chr2.C.cand.228 - hypothetical protein, conserved, pfb0177C) has product MFSYVNNRKIYGDEIPPSIEIRNNSYNIHPRFLNHRPYHKMNLKVLEELPENYPIYCYEMSEVKEIIFTDEIVAVLMKSGLARAFDLISGVLKCELNPDINSIHFPCVHTIVYNKRNDTLIIAYSSFPSHLQCKVIYCQYLIEGKMLSPTSSFNFEQVVLNHPAYFEFCGYSSTILPSI; this is encoded by the exons ATGTTTTCATATGTAAATAATCGTAAGATATATGGCGATGAGATTCCTCCTTCAATTGAGATAAGAAACAATAGTTACAATATTCATCCAAGATTTTTAAATCACAGACCATATCAT aaaatgaatttgaaaGTTTTGGAAGAATTGCCAGAGAATTATCCAATATATTGTTATGAAATGAGTGAAGTTAAGGAGATAATATTCACGGATGAAATTGTCGCCGTCCT GATGAAATCCGGTTTGGCAAGAGCTTTTGATCTG aTTTCTGGAGTATTAAAATGTGAACTGAATCCTGACATTAACTCAATACACTTCCCat GTGTACATacaatagtatataataagaGAAATGATACACTAATCATTGCCTATTCCTCATTTCCTTCACATTTACAATGCAAAGTTATTTACTGCCAA TATCTAATTGAGGGGAAAATGTTGAGTCCAACCTCTAGCTTTAATTTCGAACAAGTTGTATTAAACCATCCAGCATACTTTGAATTCTGCGGTTATTCATCTACTATACTACCATCTATTtag
- a CDS encoding uncharacterized protein (chr2.cand.292 - hypothetical protein): MNCYRKDERFDFISNDNEYKCEEKEGCLKEPKEVIDKRFKPDRCVCLDIYHREIGPDNYEQYKENETLVTKFKQDCAKIKYEGYVLFDVLLTPGFGLVNQMIFNGSDSKIELISGSDKIVINAIGAQLTLSRPGTNGSLIPLRPASYEMVKCEGDRSLTTLTGKEICTHVALNGVPKWRGTVDGPKLISILNDQVNPMLILRFPKCFLLITLQDETFSYTIPIPPIRAFYDFNGQETVIPDEVIELKVSDKNNISFTFDKKITIKKVKLSNFKLLSDESDGFKIKSVEYHDIEKKLIYRTEKEAITHFLTEGHKNLITRLSERESAVVLDGVIIS, encoded by the coding sequence ATGAACTGTTATAGAAAAGATGAGAGATTCGATTTTATTAGTAATGATAATGAATACAAATGCGAGGAAAAAGAGGGATGTCTAAAAGAACCAAAAGAAGTTATTGATAAGAGATTCAAGCCGGATAGGTGTGTGTGTCTCGATATTTATCACCGTGAAATCGGACCGGATAACTATGAACAATACAAAGAAAATGAAACTCTAGTGACCAAATTTAAGCAAGATTGTGCTAAAATCAAGTATGAGGGATATGTATTGTTTGACGTACTGCTAACACCTGGATTTGGCCTGGTGAATCAAATGATATTTAACGGGTCTGATAGTAAAATTGAGTTAATATCTGGCTCCgataaaattgtaattaaCGCCATCGGAGCACAACTAACTCTCTCCAGACCAGGAACTAATGGAAGTTTAATACCCTTGAGACCAGCATCTTACGAAATGGTAAAATGCGAAGGTGATAGGTCATTGACGACACTGACTGGAAAAGAGATTTGCACACATGTAGCTTTAAATGGAGTACCTAAATGGAGAGGAACTGTAGATGGCCCTAAGCTAATCAGCATCTTGAATGATCAGGTTAACCCAATGTTAATCCTAAGGTTCCCAAAGTGTTTCCTATTAATTACATTGCAGGACGAAACATTTAGCTATACAATTCCCATTCCACCCATACGAGCATTTTATGACTTCAATGGTCAGGAAACGGTAATACCAGATGAAGTAATTGAATTGAAGGTTTCAGacaaaaataacatttCCTTCACTTTTGACAAGAAAATTACCATTAAAAAGGTCAAACTGTCCAACTTCAAACTTTTATCCGACGAGTCGGATGGTTTCAAAATCAAATCAGTAGAATATCACGATATTGAGAAAAAACTCATTTACCGAACTGAAAAGGAAGcaattacacattttctaACGGAAGGACATAAGAATTTAATCACAAGGTTAAGTGAACGTGAATCCGCAGTAGTCCTAGACGGTGTAATTATATCGTAG